Genomic segment of Sphingobium sp. Z007:
GAAGGTAGCGATATCATAATCGTTGTGGTGCCGCTAAAATAGGTTATGCCTGTGGCAACGGCCCGGCACAGGGCCGACCCAATATGGGAGGGATGGACGAGCATGGTTTCGCGCAATCATTTAAGACGCATGGCGTGCCTGCTTTTCGGCAGCGTGGCGCTCTTCCCAATGTCCGCATGGGCGGCGCCCCAATTCGATCCGATGTTCAGCGACCATGCGGTGATCCAGCGCGATCATCCCGTCACGGTGACCGGTCGTAGCGCGCCGAAGGAGATGATTGCGGTAACATTCGGTGCTGAAACTCGCCAGGTGCGGGCCGGCAAGGACGGTCGGTTTGAAGCGCGTTTTGCACCAACCGGCACGACGGGACCGGTGAAACTCGAGGCGCGTGCCGCATCGGGGAGCGTCGCTCCACAGGACGTCGCAGTGGGAGACGTGTTCCTGTGTTCCGGCCAGTCGAACATAGAACTGGAAGTCCGCAATGCGCAGGACGCGGTGAACCAGATTCGTCAGTCCGCCGACGATCAACTGCGCCTGATGCTGGTGCCGCGTGTCGTGGCGGACGACCCGTTGCGCGATTTTCCGCAGCCGGTGTCCTGGCGACCGGCCGGGCCGGACACCGTCGCCGATTTTTCCGCCGCCTGCTTCTACATGGCGCGCGAACTCCGCAAAACGGCCAAGGTGCCGATCGGTGCGATCGCCAGCAGTTGGGGCGGATCGCGGATCAGTCCATGGATGGGGGCGCGGGCGCAGGCGGCTGTCGGGCAGGGCGCGCTGTCGGCGCTGGTGTCGCTACATGGGCGCGATCCCTTCGCGGCGGAGCGGGCGGCCAGCGCGCAGTGGGAACAATGGTGGCGCAAGGCGACGGGCGACGTGGCCGGCCAGGAGCCATGGCAGCCAGACAGCAGCATTGCCTGGACCGAAGCGCCGCGTATCGGCCCCTGGGAGCAATGGGGCGTCCCCGCGCTCGCCGATTTTAACGGCATGGTCTGGTATCGGCGAGAGATTGATGTGACGGCGGCGCAGGCCAAGGCGAGCGGCACGCTGTCACTGGGGCTGCTGGACGATGTCGGCCGGGTATGGATCAATGGCAAGCCCGTGGGCATGAGCGCGCGCAGCTGGCAGCCGAGCCGTTTCGACGTGCCGCCCGGCGCGTTGCAGCCTGGACGCAATGTGATCATTGTCAATGTGCTGGACAATTACGCCAATGGCGGCCTGTCCGGTCCGGCGGACGTTATGAAACTGTCGTTGGGGTCGGCGGGGGACATATCGCTGGGCGACGGGTGGCGCTATGCGGTAGCGACCCAGTCGCCGCCGGGCGCGCCGCGCGTGCCATGGGGCGACACGACCGGCACCGGGACGCTTTATAACGGGATGATCGCACCATTGGGAGCGATCGGGCTGAAAGGCGTGGCCTGGTATCAGGGCGAGTCCGACGTCGACCTACCCGGCTATGCCGACAGGATGAAGGCGATGATGGCCGATTGGCGGCGGCAGTTCGGGTCGCCTGACCTGGCCTTCGTGGCGGTGCAGCTGGCGGGCTATGGCGATCCTGTGACCAAGCCGACCGACAGCGGCTGG
This window contains:
- a CDS encoding sialate O-acetylesterase, which translates into the protein MVSRNHLRRMACLLFGSVALFPMSAWAAPQFDPMFSDHAVIQRDHPVTVTGRSAPKEMIAVTFGAETRQVRAGKDGRFEARFAPTGTTGPVKLEARAASGSVAPQDVAVGDVFLCSGQSNIELEVRNAQDAVNQIRQSADDQLRLMLVPRVVADDPLRDFPQPVSWRPAGPDTVADFSAACFYMARELRKTAKVPIGAIASSWGGSRISPWMGARAQAAVGQGALSALVSLHGRDPFAAERAASAQWEQWWRKATGDVAGQEPWQPDSSIAWTEAPRIGPWEQWGVPALADFNGMVWYRREIDVTAAQAKASGTLSLGLLDDVGRVWINGKPVGMSARSWQPSRFDVPPGALQPGRNVIIVNVLDNYANGGLSGPADVMKLSLGSAGDISLGDGWRYAVATQSPPGAPRVPWGDTTGTGTLYNGMIAPLGAIGLKGVAWYQGESDVDLPGYADRMKAMMADWRRQFGSPDLAFVAVQLAGYGDPVTKPTDSGWAAMRQVQYQAMAQDSHGGLATAIDLGDPFDIHPGEKQEVGRRLARAMRAVAYGEAVSRTGPQAARATATATANGGATVDFTGLTGGLHTRSAAQAIGFELCGAAAGSCRFVGGTIENGRVILAGDGQPATRVRYAWAGSPVMNLYDEAPLPVGSFELPIAPMR